DNA from Thioclava sp. GXIMD2076:
CGTGGTCCGGGCTCGGGCAAAGGTAAAACGGCTGGCCGTGGTATCAAAGGTCAGAAGTCGCGTTCGGGTGTTGCACTGAACGGTTACGAGGGTGGCCAAATGCCGCTCTACCGTCGTCTGCCGAAGCGTGGCTTCTCGAAGCCCAACGCCAAGCACTTCGCTGTTGTTAACCTCGGCCTGATCGAGAAATTCATCGAGGCCGGCAAAATCGACGCGAAAGCAGAGATCAACGAAGACGTTCTGGTTGCTTCGGGCCTCGTGCGCCGCAAGCTGGACGGCATCCGCGTTCTGGCCAAAGGCGACGTGAAGTCGGCTCTGACCCTGAACGTCACCGGTGCTTCGAAATCGGCTGTTGAAGCTGTCGAAAAAGCAGGCGGTAAACTCACCGTTGCGGCTGCCGCTGCCGAGTAAGGCTTAATCAGCTGTTGTGAGCAGGCCCCGGTCTGCTTACAAAGGCATAGGTTTTCTGGCGCCGCCGATCGGGATACCGGTCTGGCGGCGCTGACATGAAAGAGACAGGCATATGGCATCTGCTGCAGAGCAAATGGCGGCGAACCTCTCTTGGGGCGCCCTGGGCAAGGCCACCGAGCTTCGCCAACGGATTTTCTTCACCATCGGCTTGCTGATCATCTACCGGTTGGGGACCTACATCCCTGTTCCGGGGATCGACGCACAGGCCCTGCGCGACTTTATGGACAGCGCGGGCGCTGGCCTCGGGGGCATCCTCTCGATGTTCACGGGCGGCGCACTCGGCCGTATGGGTATTTTTGCTCTGGGCATCATGCCGTATATCTCGGCCTCCATCATCGTTCAGCTGCTGGCCGCAATGGTTCCGGCGCTGGAGCAGATGAAGAAAGAGGGCGAGCAAGGCCGCAAGAAGATCAACCAGATCACGCGTTATGGCACCGTCGCTCTGGCGACGTTCCAGGCCTATGGTCTGGCGAAATCACTTGAAGCCGGTGGTCTTGCGCACGATCCGGGCCTTTATTTCCAGGCAGCTGTGGTCATCACGCTGGTTGGGGGCACCATGTTCCTGATGTGGGTGGGTGAGCAGATCACCGCACGCGGCATCGGTAACGGGATCTCGCTGATCATCTTCGTCGGCATCGTCGCCGAAATCCCTGCGCATTTCGCGAGCTTCCTAGCCCAGGGCCGCGCCGGCGCGATCTCGCTGCCTGCAACCATCGCCGTGATCGTTATGATCATTGCCGTGATCGGTTTCGTGGTCTTCATGGAGCGCGCGCTGCGCAAGATCCATATCCAGTATCCGCGCCGTCAGGTGGGGATGAAAATCTATGATGGCGGCTCCTCGCATCTGCCGATCAAGGTGAACCCCGCAGGCGTTATCCCTGCGATCTTCGC
Protein-coding regions in this window:
- the rplO gene encoding 50S ribosomal protein L15; the encoded protein is MKLHELRDNAGAAQKKKRVARGPGSGKGKTAGRGIKGQKSRSGVALNGYEGGQMPLYRRLPKRGFSKPNAKHFAVVNLGLIEKFIEAGKIDAKAEINEDVLVASGLVRRKLDGIRVLAKGDVKSALTLNVTGASKSAVEAVEKAGGKLTVAAAAAE
- the secY gene encoding preprotein translocase subunit SecY; amino-acid sequence: MASAAEQMAANLSWGALGKATELRQRIFFTIGLLIIYRLGTYIPVPGIDAQALRDFMDSAGAGLGGILSMFTGGALGRMGIFALGIMPYISASIIVQLLAAMVPALEQMKKEGEQGRKKINQITRYGTVALATFQAYGLAKSLEAGGLAHDPGLYFQAAVVITLVGGTMFLMWVGEQITARGIGNGISLIIFVGIVAEIPAHFASFLAQGRAGAISLPATIAVIVMIIAVIGFVVFMERALRKIHIQYPRRQVGMKIYDGGSSHLPIKVNPAGVIPAIFASSLLLLPTTIATFSGGNTGPVMSTILAYFGPGQPLYLLFYVAMIVFFAYFYTANVSFKSDEVADNLKNQGGFIPGIRPGKKTEDYLDYVVSRVLVIGSAYLAAVCLLPEILRSSLSIPFYFGGTSVLIIVSVTMDTINQVQSHLLAHQYEGLIEKSQLRGKRKKSGRKAPARR